The following proteins are co-located in the Massilia litorea genome:
- a CDS encoding 2-hydroxychromene-2-carboxylate isomerase, translating into MTQHGRAPADLEFWFEFGSNYSYLAAMRVEALARAAGVRVLWRPFLLGPVFRELGWSTSPFVLQAAKGRYMWRDMEREAAKYGIAWRRPSVFPRTALLPMRVATLGAEAPWIGEFTRRVMHQNWVEDREIDDAPAVREALAGLVPDPEAVLAAALAPDNKLRLRANTGLAGARGIFGAPTFFVGDEMFWGNDRLEDAIAWAAPGQGRA; encoded by the coding sequence ATGACACAGCATGGAAGGGCTCCTGCGGACCTCGAGTTCTGGTTCGAGTTCGGCAGCAACTACAGTTACCTGGCCGCGATGCGCGTCGAGGCGCTGGCGCGCGCCGCCGGCGTCCGTGTCCTCTGGCGCCCTTTCCTGCTGGGCCCGGTTTTTCGCGAACTCGGCTGGAGCACCTCGCCGTTTGTGCTGCAAGCCGCCAAAGGCCGCTACATGTGGCGCGACATGGAACGCGAAGCTGCCAAGTATGGCATCGCATGGCGCCGCCCGAGCGTCTTTCCACGCACGGCCCTGCTGCCGATGCGGGTCGCCACGCTCGGCGCGGAGGCGCCGTGGATCGGCGAATTCACCCGGCGCGTGATGCACCAGAACTGGGTCGAGGACCGCGAGATCGACGACGCGCCCGCAGTACGCGAGGCCCTGGCGGGCCTGGTTCCCGACCCGGAGGCGGTGCTCGCCGCCGCGCTCGCTCCAGACAACAAACTGCGCCTGCGCGCGAATACCGGGCTGGCCGGCGCGCGCGGCATCTTCGGCGCGCCGACCTTCTTTGTCGGCGACGAGATGTTTTGGGGAAACGACCGGCTCGAGGACGCGATCGCCTGGGCTGCGCCGGGCCAGGGGCGTGCGTGA
- a CDS encoding ATP-binding protein, producing the protein MSENRDDLELMRSAALRNADPELAARREAEAELVAAKEALRQANARMENMLESLTDAFCAVDFDWRITYVNGRALQLLAPLNKTREGLLGKRLWDEFEELNGSNLATEMERAMQSRQTGSREFFYPRLAVWIEARMYPSPDGLTLYFHDVTRRRADQQALIDGNSRLQVALAAGRLGDWRWDSASDRISLGERAAEILGLAPEEPLAWPELRARLDEPDRETVRREVLHAFASHTDLNIECRLLPDGGQARWIALVGRADYANPALRDSVTGMTGVMQDISSRKNAEDSLRQSEEVLRALANTIPQLAWMAQADGAIVWFNERWYEYTGTTAESAAGWGWQDTVEPDALPAMLEHWRASIRSGAPFEMEYPIRGADGQYRWFLTRVNAVRDRNGKVVRWFGTNTDVDQVKRVEQALREESKVLELLNSTGGALASTRDLRSLLQVATDAASGIAGARFGAFFYHGKESEGPKFSLYTLSGGTANEFQSFGEPQATALFGPSFRGAGVIRSSNILDDPRYGPTPTQFSLLSGQPTVRSYLAVPVTAGSGEVLGTMFFGHPEAGVFTERTERIVRGIAAQAAVALDNTRLYEAAQQAAEERKILLESEREARAEAERSSQMKDEFLATLSHELRTPLSAILGWAQVLRRGGKDENDLQRGLQTIERNARAQAQLIEDLLDMSRITSGKVLLDMQTLNPQGFLDAAIETVRPAADAKNIRIEKRFAVHPGMLVAGDPARLQQVVWNLLSNAIKFTPRDGLVTVDLEGRDGSVVVTVRDSGAGIRPEFITHVFERFRQADASMTRRHGGLGLGLAIVKHLIEQHGGTVRAESPGEGLGSSFSFELPLAKAQTRAERRASMILGSTPPPAAPDLTLRDLNGASVLVVDDDRDARELIARILTDCHAKVRIAASAREAFSALQLEMPDLLISDLGMPEVDGFELLSWVRALPRDRGGLLPAVALTAFARSEDRLRALEAGFSSHISKPVEPSELIDVVGSLVRSTGNRKR; encoded by the coding sequence GTGAGCGAGAACCGCGACGACCTCGAACTGATGCGCTCGGCGGCGCTGCGCAATGCCGACCCGGAGCTGGCCGCGCGCCGCGAAGCCGAGGCCGAGCTGGTGGCGGCCAAGGAAGCACTGCGCCAGGCCAACGCGCGCATGGAAAACATGCTGGAAAGCCTGACCGACGCCTTCTGCGCGGTCGACTTCGATTGGCGCATCACCTATGTCAACGGCCGCGCCCTGCAACTGCTCGCGCCCCTGAACAAGACCCGCGAAGGCCTGCTCGGCAAACGCCTGTGGGACGAGTTCGAGGAACTGAACGGCAGCAACCTGGCCACCGAAATGGAGCGCGCGATGCAGTCGCGCCAGACCGGCAGCCGCGAATTCTTCTATCCCCGTCTCGCCGTGTGGATCGAGGCGCGCATGTACCCCTCGCCCGACGGCCTGACCCTGTATTTCCACGACGTCACGCGGCGCCGCGCCGACCAGCAAGCCTTGATCGACGGCAACAGCCGGCTGCAGGTGGCGCTCGCCGCCGGCCGCCTGGGCGACTGGCGCTGGGATTCGGCGAGCGACCGCATCAGCCTTGGCGAGCGCGCCGCCGAAATCCTCGGCCTGGCGCCCGAGGAGCCGCTGGCCTGGCCCGAGCTGCGCGCGCGGCTTGACGAACCCGACCGCGAAACCGTACGCCGCGAGGTGCTGCACGCCTTTGCCTCGCACACCGACCTGAACATCGAATGCCGGCTGCTGCCCGACGGCGGCCAGGCGCGCTGGATCGCCCTGGTCGGACGGGCCGACTACGCCAATCCCGCCCTGCGCGACAGCGTCACCGGCATGACCGGCGTGATGCAGGACATTTCCTCGCGCAAGAACGCCGAGGACAGCCTGCGCCAGAGCGAAGAAGTCCTGCGCGCGCTCGCCAACACGATTCCGCAACTGGCCTGGATGGCGCAGGCGGACGGCGCCATCGTCTGGTTCAACGAGCGCTGGTACGAGTACACGGGCACCACGGCCGAGAGCGCCGCCGGTTGGGGCTGGCAAGACACGGTCGAGCCGGACGCCCTGCCCGCCATGCTCGAACACTGGCGCGCCTCGATCCGCAGCGGCGCGCCCTTCGAGATGGAATACCCGATCCGCGGCGCCGACGGCCAGTACCGCTGGTTCCTGACCCGGGTGAACGCCGTGCGCGACCGCAACGGCAAAGTGGTGCGCTGGTTCGGCACGAATACCGACGTCGACCAGGTCAAGCGCGTCGAGCAGGCCCTGCGCGAAGAATCGAAAGTGCTCGAGCTGCTCAACAGCACCGGCGGCGCGCTGGCATCGACCCGCGACCTGCGCTCGCTGCTGCAGGTCGCCACCGACGCGGCCAGCGGCATTGCCGGCGCCCGCTTCGGCGCCTTCTTTTACCACGGCAAGGAGAGCGAGGGGCCGAAGTTCTCCTTGTATACCCTGTCCGGCGGCACGGCCAACGAATTCCAGAGTTTCGGCGAGCCGCAGGCGACCGCCCTGTTCGGGCCGAGCTTCCGCGGCGCCGGTGTGATCCGGTCAAGCAATATCCTCGACGACCCGCGCTACGGCCCCACCCCGACGCAGTTCAGTTTGCTCTCGGGCCAGCCGACGGTGCGCAGCTACCTCGCCGTGCCGGTCACGGCCGGCTCCGGCGAAGTATTGGGAACCATGTTCTTCGGCCATCCGGAAGCGGGCGTGTTTACCGAACGCACCGAGCGCATCGTGCGCGGGATCGCCGCCCAGGCGGCCGTTGCGCTCGACAATACCCGGCTGTACGAGGCGGCCCAGCAAGCGGCCGAGGAACGCAAGATCTTGCTCGAAAGCGAACGCGAGGCACGCGCCGAAGCCGAGCGCTCGAGCCAGATGAAGGACGAATTCCTGGCGACGCTGTCGCACGAACTGCGCACCCCGCTCTCGGCCATCCTCGGCTGGGCTCAGGTGCTGCGGCGCGGCGGCAAGGACGAAAACGACCTGCAGCGCGGCCTGCAGACGATCGAGCGCAATGCGCGCGCCCAGGCCCAACTGATCGAAGACCTGCTCGACATGAGCCGGATTACTTCGGGCAAGGTGCTGCTCGACATGCAGACCCTGAACCCGCAGGGCTTCCTCGACGCCGCCATCGAGACCGTGCGTCCGGCTGCCGACGCCAAGAACATCCGCATCGAGAAGCGCTTCGCGGTCCATCCCGGCATGCTGGTCGCGGGCGACCCGGCGCGCCTGCAGCAGGTGGTGTGGAACCTGCTCTCGAATGCGATCAAGTTCACGCCGCGCGACGGCCTGGTCACCGTCGATCTCGAGGGACGCGACGGTTCGGTGGTGGTCACGGTGCGCGACAGCGGCGCCGGCATTCGCCCGGAATTCATTACCCATGTGTTCGAGCGCTTCCGCCAGGCCGACGCCTCGATGACGCGCCGCCACGGCGGCCTCGGGCTGGGCCTGGCCATCGTCAAGCACCTGATCGAGCAGCACGGCGGCACCGTGCGCGCCGAGAGCCCGGGCGAAGGACTGGGCTCGAGCTTCTCGTTCGAACTGCCGCTGGCCAAGGCACAAACCCGCGCCGAGCGCCGCGCCAGCATGATTCTCGGCAGTACTCCGCCGCCGGCCGCGCCCGACCTGACGCTGCGCGACCTGAACGGCGCCTCGGTGCTGGTGGTCGACGACGACCGCGACGCGCGCGAGCTGATCGCCCGCATCCTGACCGACTGCCACGCCAAAGTGCGCATCGCCGCCAGCGCGCGCGAAGCGTTCTCCGCCCTGCAGCTCGAGATGCCGGACCTCCTGATCAGCGACCTCGGCATGCCTGAAGTCGACGGTTTCGAGTTATTGTCGTGGGTACGGGCCCTCCCGCGCGACCGCGGCGGCCTGCTGCCGGCCGTGGCCCTGACCGCCTTTGCCCGTTCCGAAGACCGCTTGCGGGCCCTGGAAGCGGGCTTCAGTTCCCATATTTCGAAGCCGGTCGAGCCGAGCGAATTGATCGATGTCGTCGGTTCGCTAGTACGTTCGACGGGTAACCGAAAACGATAA
- a CDS encoding hemerythrin domain-containing protein translates to MAKPNGSIDAIELLTQQHREVKEMFDRFENMTDRAKVSKKKLADEICNALIMHTTIEEEIYYPATREASEETEDMVDEAVVEHASAKDLIAQIMEMDPGDDLYDAKVKVLGELVEHHVKEEEEEMFPKTRELKLDLEALGQEMKARQQEIEAAQ, encoded by the coding sequence ATGGCCAAACCAAACGGAAGCATCGACGCAATCGAGCTGCTGACCCAGCAACACCGCGAAGTCAAGGAAATGTTCGACCGCTTCGAGAACATGACCGACCGCGCCAAGGTCAGCAAGAAAAAGCTTGCCGACGAGATCTGCAATGCGCTGATCATGCACACGACGATCGAGGAAGAGATTTATTACCCGGCCACCCGCGAAGCGAGCGAAGAAACGGAAGACATGGTCGATGAGGCCGTCGTCGAGCACGCCTCGGCCAAGGACCTGATCGCCCAGATCATGGAAATGGACCCGGGCGACGACCTGTACGACGCCAAGGTCAAGGTGCTGGGCGAGCTGGTCGAGCACCACGTCAAGGAAGAGGAAGAAGAGATGTTCCCGAAGACGCGCGAGCTGAAGCTGGACCTGGAAGCGCTGGGCCAGGAAATGAAGGCGCGCCAGCAGGAGATCGAAGCCGCACAATAA
- a CDS encoding YfiR family protein, which produces MIRHRFSRTPQLSSTVRTRRLAVGRLAGWSLACAAALLVGVAVPPSTAFAQGASNQALERRVKAAFLYKFLGYADFPAAAFADGAAPIVIGVIGSEDMAEELARVVAGRQVRGRPIVVRTLREGDPVQVHLLFVAGSDSARTARILRSAPTALLPVTECELGLQNGSVINFRIIEERVRFDVSLDSAERNNVKLSSRLLTVANRVVKGNS; this is translated from the coding sequence ATGATTCGACACCGCTTTTCCCGCACCCCGCAGCTGTCGTCCACCGTGCGCACGCGCCGGTTGGCGGTCGGCCGCCTGGCCGGCTGGTCGCTGGCCTGTGCCGCTGCGCTGCTGGTGGGCGTGGCCGTGCCGCCGTCCACGGCCTTCGCGCAGGGCGCGTCGAACCAGGCGCTCGAGCGCCGCGTCAAGGCTGCGTTTCTCTACAAGTTTCTCGGTTACGCCGACTTCCCGGCCGCCGCCTTTGCCGACGGCGCCGCACCGATCGTGATCGGCGTGATCGGTTCCGAGGACATGGCGGAGGAGCTGGCGCGGGTGGTGGCGGGGCGCCAGGTGCGCGGGCGGCCGATCGTGGTGCGCACGCTGCGCGAAGGCGATCCGGTCCAGGTCCATCTGCTGTTCGTCGCCGGCAGCGACAGCGCGCGTACGGCGCGCATCCTGCGTTCGGCGCCTACGGCCTTGCTGCCCGTCACCGAGTGCGAACTCGGCCTGCAGAACGGCAGCGTCATCAATTTCAGGATTATCGAGGAGCGGGTGCGGTTCGATGTCTCGCTCGACTCGGCAGAGAGGAATAACGTGAAACTCAGTTCGCGCCTGCTTACAGTCGCCAACCGCGTGGTAAAGGGAAACAGCTGA
- a CDS encoding response regulator translates to MPTTDKPKILVVNDDAASLLALTSLLDQWADETGYTVLAARSGQEALRQVLLHDFAVIILDVNMPGMDGFETAEAIHQRARSADIPIIFVTAFLADEIDRLKAYQRGAADFLFTPVIPQILHAKVSVFVALANKNEQLRRQTEKLSQRTLELTATNERLMSEIEERQAAERKSHAKDEFLAMLGHELRNPLSAISSAAALIDMPGAHAEMASRARQIIQRQTQHLSRIVDDLLDLSRAMSGKILLARKPVDMASLVGACLDTFRATGRTGGYRINVDLAPNWVDGDPTRLEQVATNLIDNALKYTPAGGTIDITIGLEGEEVLLTVRDTGVGIAPDLLPHVFDVFVQGSISLDRAQGGLGIGLSLVRRLVELHGGSVSATSGGASEGSAFTIRLPRAQAPEAAATPHAAQPAEAAGKPAVLLIEDNEDGREMMATMLDVYGYPVLQSADGLDGVALATAHLPNVALVDIGLPGIDGYEVARRLRANPATSAMRLIALTGYGLAEDQRRVLEAGFDMHLVKPVDIAQLLGALGEPAPLPTAAG, encoded by the coding sequence GTGCCAACTACCGACAAACCAAAGATTCTGGTCGTCAATGACGATGCGGCCAGCCTGCTGGCCCTCACCAGCCTGCTGGACCAATGGGCCGACGAGACCGGCTATACGGTCCTGGCCGCGCGCTCCGGCCAGGAAGCGCTGCGCCAGGTGCTGTTGCATGACTTCGCCGTCATCATCCTCGACGTCAACATGCCCGGCATGGACGGCTTCGAGACGGCCGAGGCGATCCACCAGCGCGCCCGCTCCGCCGACATCCCGATCATCTTCGTGACTGCCTTCCTGGCCGACGAGATCGACCGCCTGAAGGCCTACCAGCGCGGCGCCGCCGACTTCCTGTTCACGCCGGTCATCCCGCAGATCCTGCACGCCAAGGTCTCGGTGTTCGTGGCCCTGGCCAACAAGAACGAGCAGCTGCGCCGCCAGACCGAAAAGCTGTCCCAGCGCACGCTCGAGCTGACCGCCACCAACGAGCGCCTGATGAGCGAGATCGAGGAGCGCCAGGCGGCCGAGCGCAAGAGCCACGCCAAGGACGAATTCCTCGCCATGCTGGGCCATGAGCTGCGCAATCCGCTGTCGGCAATCAGCAGCGCCGCCGCGCTGATCGACATGCCGGGCGCGCACGCCGAGATGGCCTCCAGGGCGCGCCAGATCATCCAGCGCCAGACCCAGCATTTGTCGCGCATCGTCGACGACCTGCTCGACCTGTCGCGCGCGATGTCGGGCAAGATCCTGCTGGCCAGGAAACCGGTCGACATGGCCAGCCTGGTCGGCGCCTGCCTCGACACCTTCCGCGCCACCGGCCGCACCGGCGGCTACCGCATCAACGTCGACCTGGCGCCGAACTGGGTCGACGGCGACCCGACGCGCCTGGAACAGGTTGCGACCAACCTGATCGACAATGCCCTGAAGTACACGCCGGCCGGCGGCACCATCGACATCACGATCGGCCTCGAAGGCGAGGAAGTGCTGCTGACGGTGCGCGACACCGGCGTGGGCATCGCCCCCGACCTGCTGCCGCACGTGTTCGACGTCTTCGTGCAGGGCTCGATCAGCCTGGACCGCGCACAAGGCGGCCTGGGGATCGGGCTGTCGCTGGTGCGGCGCCTGGTCGAGCTGCATGGCGGCAGCGTCAGCGCCACCAGCGGCGGCGCCAGCGAAGGCAGCGCCTTCACCATCCGCCTGCCGCGCGCTCAGGCGCCGGAGGCCGCGGCGACGCCGCATGCCGCCCAGCCTGCCGAGGCGGCCGGCAAGCCGGCGGTCCTGCTGATCGAAGACAACGAGGACGGCCGCGAAATGATGGCGACCATGCTCGACGTGTATGGCTACCCGGTGCTGCAATCGGCCGACGGCCTGGACGGCGTGGCGCTGGCCACCGCCCACCTGCCGAACGTCGCCCTGGTCGACATCGGCCTGCCCGGCATCGACGGCTACGAGGTCGCACGCCGCCTGCGCGCCAATCCGGCAACCTCCGCCATGCGCCTGATCGCCCTCACCGGCTACGGCCTGGCCGAAGACCAGCGCCGCGTGCTGGAAGCGGGTTTCGACATGCACCTGGTGAAACCGGTCGACATCGCCCAATTGCTCGGCGCGCTGGGCGAGCCGGCGCCGCTGCCCACTGCCGCCGGCTGA
- a CDS encoding hybrid sensor histidine kinase/response regulator codes for MQSRQHSQDSGSVRSKLIKMAVFTTLAALLSASIAMLLLDLRTFQRYWVDDLTTQADIMASVTAPALAFNDAVTARQQLAVLRARPQILAGAVYANTGARFATYAKAGTEQNLPPRPQPAGYRIERGELEVWHNIVENGEAVGTVFLRSRYGLVDRLLNYGAILGGVMLGALVIAALVASRLQAAITRPLEAVTNVARQVMQQRDFTLRVPGNNSGEIGVLVEAFNDMLAEIGRRAEALQAANRTLEHEMDVRQKAEDALIVADRRKDEFLATLAHELRNPLAPIRTGLDILRIRSGDAQATQRATDIMERQLRQMVRLVDDLLDVSRINTGKFAIKMGRVELKAVVNDALEVVRSYIELHGHELAIDLPDRPVFLHGDATRLAQILSNLLNNAAKYTNRGGRVTLSAHVEEKTLVLEVSDTGIGLAPGMLDSVFEMFVQVDSTLERTNAGLGVGLSLARKLVELHGGTIAAASEGLGRGSRFTVRLPIVVEPELPTKPTPAAFISTETYRILLADDNVDFVNSIGALLTAMGHSVVITHNGPDALAAAARFCPDYAFLDIGLPQMSGYDLARGIRKLSCGPMTVLIAVTGWGQEKDRQLAFEAGFDHHMVKPVRFEQIEEILGNRSIIKKLRT; via the coding sequence ATGCAGTCCCGCCAGCATTCCCAGGACAGCGGTTCCGTCCGCAGCAAACTGATCAAGATGGCCGTCTTCACCACGCTGGCAGCCTTGCTGTCGGCCTCGATCGCCATGCTGCTGCTCGACCTGCGCACCTTCCAGCGCTACTGGGTCGACGACCTGACCACGCAAGCAGACATCATGGCCAGCGTCACCGCGCCGGCCCTGGCCTTCAACGATGCCGTGACGGCCCGGCAGCAGCTGGCCGTGCTGCGCGCCCGTCCGCAGATCCTGGCCGGCGCCGTCTACGCGAACACCGGCGCCCGCTTCGCCACCTATGCCAAGGCCGGCACCGAGCAGAACCTGCCGCCGCGGCCGCAGCCGGCCGGCTACCGCATCGAGCGCGGCGAACTCGAGGTCTGGCACAACATCGTCGAGAACGGCGAAGCGGTCGGTACCGTCTTCCTGCGCTCGCGCTACGGCCTGGTCGACCGCCTGCTCAACTACGGCGCCATCCTCGGCGGCGTGATGCTGGGCGCGCTGGTGATCGCGGCCCTGGTCGCCTCGCGCCTGCAGGCGGCCATCACCCGCCCGCTGGAAGCGGTGACGAATGTCGCGCGCCAGGTGATGCAGCAGCGCGATTTCACGCTGCGGGTGCCGGGCAATAACAGCGGCGAGATCGGCGTGCTGGTCGAAGCCTTCAACGACATGCTGGCCGAGATCGGCCGCCGCGCCGAAGCGCTGCAGGCGGCCAACCGCACCCTCGAACACGAGATGGACGTGCGCCAGAAGGCCGAAGACGCCCTGATCGTGGCCGACCGCAGGAAAGACGAATTCCTCGCGACCCTCGCGCACGAACTGCGCAACCCGCTGGCCCCGATCCGCACCGGCCTCGATATCCTGCGCATCCGCAGCGGCGATGCCCAGGCCACCCAGCGCGCGACCGACATCATGGAACGCCAGCTGCGCCAGATGGTGCGCCTGGTGGACGATTTGCTGGACGTCTCGCGCATCAATACCGGCAAGTTCGCGATCAAGATGGGCCGCGTCGAACTGAAGGCGGTGGTGAACGACGCGCTCGAGGTGGTGCGTTCCTACATCGAGCTGCACGGGCACGAGCTGGCGATCGACCTGCCGGACCGGCCGGTATTCCTGCACGGCGACGCCACGCGCCTGGCGCAGATCCTGTCGAACCTGCTCAACAACGCCGCCAAGTACACCAACCGCGGCGGACGCGTCACCCTGTCCGCGCACGTGGAAGAGAAGACCCTGGTGCTGGAGGTGAGCGATACCGGCATCGGGCTGGCCCCAGGCATGCTCGATTCGGTCTTCGAAATGTTCGTGCAGGTCGATTCGACCCTGGAGCGCACGAATGCGGGCCTGGGCGTGGGCCTGTCGCTGGCGCGCAAGCTGGTCGAACTGCACGGCGGCACGATCGCCGCCGCGAGCGAAGGCCTGGGCCGTGGCAGCCGGTTTACCGTGCGCCTGCCGATCGTGGTCGAGCCGGAACTGCCGACCAAGCCGACCCCGGCCGCCTTCATCAGCACCGAGACCTACCGCATCCTGCTGGCCGACGACAACGTCGATTTCGTGAACAGCATCGGCGCCTTGCTCACCGCCATGGGCCACAGCGTGGTGATCACCCACAACGGCCCGGACGCGCTGGCGGCGGCGGCGCGCTTCTGTCCGGATTACGCTTTCCTCGACATCGGCCTGCCGCAGATGTCGGGCTACGACCTGGCGCGCGGCATCCGCAAGCTTTCCTGCGGCCCGATGACGGTGCTGATCGCCGTCACCGGCTGGGGCCAGGAAAAGGACCGCCAGCTCGCCTTCGAGGCCGGATTCGACCACCACATGGTCAAGCCGGTGCGCTTCGAACAGATCGAGGAAATCCTGGGCAACCGCAGCATCATCAAGAAGCTGCGGACCTGA
- a CDS encoding response regulator encodes MSASGKSARTASSYDWSASALGDPALWPQPLRLAADLMFNTPLPMLLSWGAQPLVLCNEAYGALAGPAFSRVPGGSVPAVLPPPFAAADDALARARRGEAAFVAGANVNFGAAGERFDLYFTPIGEGGVLCALAPATQEQPAAVEEPGILSILVVEDNLDSQYLVCEMLKAFGYEADGVAHPDDALAHLAARHYHVLFTDVSLPGMSGVDLARQSLERYPHLKVIFASGYGDMLLRHLDFPYQSLQKPYELDQLQDALGKATSALRAGT; translated from the coding sequence ATGTCCGCTTCCGGTAAGTCCGCCCGCACCGCCTCCTCCTACGACTGGAGCGCCAGTGCGCTCGGCGACCCTGCCCTATGGCCGCAGCCGCTGCGCCTTGCCGCCGACCTGATGTTCAACACCCCGCTGCCGATGCTCCTCTCGTGGGGCGCGCAGCCGCTGGTGCTGTGCAACGAAGCCTACGGCGCGCTGGCCGGTCCCGCCTTCAGCCGGGTGCCCGGCGGTTCAGTGCCGGCGGTGCTGCCGCCGCCCTTCGCCGCGGCCGACGACGCCCTGGCCCGCGCCCGGCGCGGCGAGGCGGCCTTTGTTGCCGGAGCGAATGTCAATTTCGGCGCCGCCGGCGAGCGCTTCGACCTCTACTTCACGCCCATCGGCGAAGGCGGCGTCCTGTGCGCCCTGGCGCCGGCGACGCAGGAGCAGCCGGCGGCCGTCGAGGAACCGGGTATCCTCAGCATCCTGGTGGTCGAAGACAACCTCGATTCCCAGTATCTCGTGTGCGAAATGCTCAAGGCCTTCGGCTACGAGGCCGACGGCGTAGCGCATCCGGACGATGCGCTGGCCCACCTGGCCGCGCGCCACTACCACGTGCTGTTTACCGACGTCAGCCTGCCCGGCATGTCCGGCGTCGACCTGGCGCGCCAGTCCCTGGAACGCTACCCGCACCTGAAAGTGATTTTCGCGTCGGGCTATGGCGACATGCTGCTGCGCCATCTCGACTTCCCCTACCAGTCGCTGCAAAAGCCTTACGAGCTCGATCAGCTGCAAGACGCACTCGGCAAGGCGACCAGCGCGCTGCGGGCGGGCACCTGA
- a CDS encoding GGDEF domain-containing response regulator, producing MPSRQEILNAKILVVDDSPDNIELMEEILREEGYANVSSTMEPEQVCPLHREHNYDLILLDLQMPGLNGFQVMKSLKEIEKGGYLPVLALTAQPSFKIAALEAGARDFISKPFDLLEVHKRIHNMLEVRLLYKELAQYSRAQQELALHDALTGLPNRRLLEDRIETALQHANRSHAKAAIMYLDLDGFKAINDTYGHAYGDEILKMVSQRLLASSRKEDTVARLGGDEFMVVLGDIHSLADAQGPAAKLVEALCEPFFINDLTLRLSTSIGISIYPDDAESVDALISIADYALYEAKRAGKNRYCSTGSKPQQAIKTPTKQPAPELVPHR from the coding sequence ATGCCGAGCAGACAAGAAATTTTGAACGCCAAGATCCTGGTCGTAGACGACTCGCCAGACAATATCGAATTGATGGAAGAGATATTGCGCGAGGAGGGCTACGCCAACGTCAGCTCGACCATGGAGCCGGAGCAGGTCTGCCCGCTGCATCGCGAGCACAATTACGACCTCATCCTGCTCGACCTGCAAATGCCGGGGCTGAACGGTTTCCAGGTCATGAAGAGCCTGAAGGAAATCGAGAAAGGCGGCTACCTGCCGGTGCTCGCCCTGACCGCCCAGCCGAGTTTCAAGATCGCGGCCCTGGAAGCAGGTGCGCGCGACTTCATCAGCAAGCCGTTCGACCTGCTCGAGGTGCACAAGCGCATCCACAACATGCTGGAAGTACGCCTGCTCTACAAGGAACTGGCCCAATACAGCCGCGCCCAGCAGGAACTGGCCCTGCACGACGCCCTCACCGGCCTGCCGAACCGGCGCCTGCTGGAAGACCGCATCGAGACTGCCCTGCAGCACGCGAACCGCAGCCATGCCAAGGCCGCGATCATGTACCTGGACCTGGACGGCTTCAAGGCGATCAACGACACCTATGGCCACGCGTATGGCGACGAGATCCTGAAAATGGTCTCGCAGCGCCTGCTCGCTTCGTCGCGCAAGGAAGACACGGTCGCGCGTCTCGGCGGCGACGAATTCATGGTCGTGCTGGGCGACATCCACAGCCTGGCCGACGCCCAGGGCCCGGCCGCGAAACTGGTCGAGGCGCTATGCGAGCCCTTCTTCATCAACGACCTGACGCTGCGCCTGTCGACCTCGATCGGCATCAGCATTTATCCGGACGACGCCGAATCGGTCGACGCCCTGATCAGCATCGCCGACTACGCCCTGTACGAAGCGAAGCGCGCGGGCAAGAACCGCTACTGCTCGACGGGCAGCAAGCCGCAGCAGGCGATCAAGACGCCGACCAAGCAGCCGGCACCGGAGCTGGTGCCGCACAGGTAG
- a CDS encoding sensor histidine kinase, giving the protein MTAPDPHHLDPDLERLVAERTAALTELVAHLMSCWDDERRLLARKLHDSLGSSMTALTMHLGLLSKGLSDPKALERAGQMKTLLNGIIETNRTVQLGLWNDKLEFLGIKAALAELVAEFGQEHGVTARVSLPDDDDAYPREQGVALLRCAEEGLRNALHHAKAGSVDVILDDDGEQLMLTVRDDGVGLRQPPVPESLRCHGLRLLRERARALGGSVTLMQLDGGGTALTMILPRHRAG; this is encoded by the coding sequence ATGACCGCACCGGACCCGCATCACCTCGACCCGGACCTGGAACGGCTGGTTGCCGAACGCACCGCCGCACTGACCGAACTGGTCGCCCACCTGATGAGTTGCTGGGACGACGAGCGGCGCCTGCTGGCACGCAAACTGCACGACAGCCTGGGCTCGTCGATGACGGCGCTGACGATGCACCTGGGCCTGCTGTCGAAGGGCCTGAGCGACCCCAAGGCCCTCGAACGCGCGGGCCAGATGAAGACACTACTCAACGGCATCATCGAGACCAACCGCACAGTGCAGCTGGGGCTGTGGAACGACAAGCTCGAGTTTTTGGGGATCAAGGCGGCACTCGCTGAACTCGTGGCCGAGTTTGGCCAGGAGCACGGCGTCACGGCGCGCGTCAGCCTGCCGGACGACGACGACGCCTACCCGCGCGAACAGGGCGTGGCGCTGCTGCGCTGTGCCGAGGAAGGCTTGCGCAACGCCTTGCACCATGCGAAGGCCGGTTCGGTGGACGTGATCCTCGACGACGATGGCGAGCAACTGATGCTGACCGTGCGCGACGACGGCGTGGGCCTGCGCCAGCCGCCGGTGCCGGAGTCGCTGCGTTGCCATGGGCTGCGCCTGCTGCGCGAACGGGCGCGGGCGCTGGGGGGGAGCGTGACCTTGATGCAGTTGGACGGGGGCGGGACGGCCTTGACCATGATTTTGCCGAGGCATCGGGCCGGGTAA